The sequence ATCGATACCCGGCCCTCAGCCGGCAGGTCGGTTGGCAACCAGCGCTCCAGCGCGGCGGTGTCGGCCTGCAACAGGTCGTCGCCGAGCACGCAGGCGATGCGTGCCTGCGGGTAGCGCGCGGCAAGCAACTCGCGCAGACGCCGGGCAGCGGCCTGCGGATTGGCCGCGCCGCCATTGGTAACGATCGGGATTCGCTGCTCGAGGCAAAGCTTGAGAATCGGCTCGATGAAATCGAACAACCGTGCGGCGTAGCCCTGGGCAGGGTCGGCTCGCTTGCGCAATTGCGCCTCAGCGAGGGTTCGCTCGGCGAGGAGTTCGAGCATCAGGTAGCGTTGGCCCTTGCGTCCGGCCAGGTCCCGGGCGAGCCGCAGCGCGGCATCGGGACGGTCATTGGCAAAGCCGGCGCCGCAGCCGATGTGGATGGTTTTTGTCATGGTGCGCTCCACTGCGGTTTGCCTGCATGGTGGAGCTGGGTCATTCTTCTGTGAATTCGAAAGGTAAGATCAATTGATCCACTATTCTTATAGGTAAACCATGAACGTCTCGTTCCGCCAGTTGCGCGCTTTCGTGCGGGTTGCCGAAAGCGGCAGCTTCACCCGTACCTCCGAGCAGTTGCATCTGTCCCAGCCCGCGTTGAGCTACACCATTCGCAAGCTCGAAGACGCGCTCGGCCTGCAGTTGTTGGCGCGTAACACCCGCATGGTGGAAATGACGCCGGCTGGGCGGCACTTTCTCGCGCAGGCACGGCGGATGCTGCGGGACATGGAGGATGCGGTACGCGATGCGCGCGAGACGCTGGCGTTGACCCGCGGCATCATTCGCCTTGGCGCACTGCCAACCGCCGCGGCGTCGTTCCTGCCGCCTGCCATCGCGGCCTTCTCCGAGCTGCATCCGGGCGTCGAGGTACAGCTGCGCGACGGCCGCGCGGGCGAGATTCTCGCCTGGGTGAACAGCGGTGAGGTCGAGGCCGGCATCAGCTCCTCGCCCGCCGAGGGGTCAGGCCTGAACTTCGAACCGCTGCTTGACGATAACCTGGTATTGCTGGTTCGCGACGATGCTGCGCGGGGTACGCAATGGCGGCACCTTCCCTATATCGCCCTCACGCCGGACACCAGCATTCGACCGCTCGCCGACGCCGCGCTACGTCATCTGGGCATGCAGCCAACGCCCGTCTGGGAGGTGGCCCATATGAGTTCTGTCGTGGCTCTGGTGCGCGAGGGGCTGGGGTTTTCGCTGCTCCCCGCCAGCTGCGCGTCGGTTTTCAATATCGAACGATGCAGCACGGTCCCGATCGAGCAACCGGCACGGCGCTCGATCGGCCTGCTGGAAACCCGCCCAGTATCCCGCTCGCCATCGTTGGCGGCTTTCATGGCGCTGCTACGCGAGCGGTTGGCGTCAGGCGGTTGAGCCAATCGCCGGGTTGTGCGAATGCGCGATGGACGGCAGATCGTGTCCGAACGTCTTTTCCAGAACGGCTGATCCGGTCGTGCAGCATCTTGCGGCGTATGCTCTGCATTCCATGGGCTGACGAGCAATCCAGATGATCGACTTCAACAACAAGGGCTTCTTCAAACTGAAGCAGAACGATGAATACGCGGAGCGGGTCAGGTCGCTTCTGCTGGACGGCGAGCAGGTCATCGACGCGTACAAGTCGATGCGCGACGGCGTGGTGTTCACGAACAAGCGAATCATCGCGGTCAACGTGCAAGGTATCACCGGAAGCAAAAAGGACTTCACCTCCCTGCCCTACAAGAACATCGTCGCCTATTCGGTGGAAACGTCCGGAACCTTCGACCTGGACTCGGAGCTGGAGATCTACTTCTCATCGCTGGGCAAAGTCAGGTTCGAGTTCACCGGCAAGGCTTCGGTCGTCGAGATATCCAGGCACATCTCCCGACACTTGCTCTGAGGCGATCCGGGCTGGGGCCGGTCACGCTTGGGCGAGCGGCCTGTACCGGGTCGTAACACCTGTGGCTGCCCGGATCGGATCAGCCGGCTTACGCGTCCTGCTCGAGCGCCTCGGCGCCCGCGCAAGCGACCTGAGCGGCCTCGCTCCGGTGAACCCCATGAACCGCTACCGCGCCGATGCACCGCTGCTCGACATAGATGGGGATCGCATCAGCGGGGAACCGACGTTGCCGACCCAGCATCGATGACGCCTCGTCGAACAGGCCGCATTGCTCGGCGGCGGTAACCTGCTGAGCCTTTCGGATGGCGCATCGGGCGCTGTCGGGCGGGCTGCCATCGAGCTTCACCAGGCCAAGCGGCTCACCTGTGGTATCGACCACCGCGATGGAAACCGCCCAACCGTTACGCTCGGCCTCGACGCGCGCCGCGCGCAGCGCCGCTTCGGTCCTTTGCGCGCCAAGCCTGAAACGGTCCTGCGATGGCGGAGGACCCACATAGATGGCGGCCTCCACATCCCACAGCCCAGACAACAGTCCGCGTCCCATAAGCCCTCCGATTACCGGTTGCTCTATTTCTTGTTATTGACCAGGCACTGCCGGGTGACATCCTCGATCCGCGTCAGCCCCAGCAGCGCCATGTCACGCTGCAACTCGGCGCCCAGCAGGTCGATCGCATGCGATACGCCCGCTTCGCCCGCGTACGCCGCGGCATAGTTGAACGGTCGCCCGATGAAGACCATCCGCGCGCCCAGCGCCAGGGCTTTGAGTACGTCGGTGCCACGCCTGAAACCGCTGTCGACCATCACCGGCAGCTCGCTGACAGCCTCGACCACGTCAGGTAAGGCCTCCAGCGCCGAAAGGGTGCCGTCGAGCTGACGTCCGCCATGGTTGGAGACGATCAGCGCATCCGCCCCCGCATCGCGAGACCGACGCGCGTCATCCGGATGCAGCACACCCTTGATCACCAGCTTGCCCGGCCACAGCCGCCGGACCAGTTCGAGATAGCGCCAATTGAGGTGGCTGCGACCCGAGAAATCCCGCTTCACGTTACCGGACAGGATCGCGACGCCGCGCGTGGCATAGTTGTTCTCGAAGTGCGGCATGCCGTGATTGATCAACGTGCGCAGGAAGGTGCCGAACAACCAGCGCGGCCGTATCAGCCCGTCGTAGGCCAGGCGCAGGCTGGGGCGCAGCGGTGAGCTGAAGCCCGAGCGCGTGTTGTTGTCGCTGTTGGGCGGCACCGGGTAATCGACGGTGATCACCAGTTTGTCGAAGCCTGCGCTGCGCACGCGCTCGATCAGCGCCTCGATGCCGGATTCATCGCCAGGCAGGTAGGCCTGAAACCAATCCGTCTTGCCATTATTGAGCACGTCTTCCATGCGGATCAGCGAGCTGCCGCTGAGGATCATCGGAATGCCGGCCTTGGCTGCTGCCTGCGCCTGCACCAGATCCCCTCGGTAGGCCGACAGGGCGCTGATACCCATCGGCGCGATGCCGATCGGCAAGGCGTAGCGTTGGCCGAGCAGCTCGGTTTCCAGCGAGATGTTCGAGACATCGACCAGGGCCCGAGGCAGGAAGGCGTACGCCTCGAACGCGCTGCGATTGGCCCGGCCGGTGTGTCCGTCTTCGGCGACGTTGGCGATGTAGCCGTAGAGGGGGCGTGGCAGATGGCGTTTCGCAACGCGGTCGAGGTCGTGCAGGTTCAGGATCGACGCCAGGCGTCGCGAATGATTACTGGGCATCGACGGGTCGTTCCTGCTGTGTTTGGCCGAATCCGCTCGGGCGGGCCTGCGGATTGACCAGATCCCGCGGACGCTCGCTATGCAAGGCCTGACAGATATTCTCCACCGCGCACGCGGCCATCGCTTCGCGCGTTTCATGGGTGGCCGAGCCGATATGCGGCAGGGTGACCACGTTGTCCATGCGCAGCAGCGGTGACGCCTGCAACGGCTCACGCTCGAAGACGTCCAGTCCCGCACCGGCGATCAATCCCTCGTCCAGTGCTCGGATCAGCCCGGCCTCGTCGACCACCCGGCCGCGCGCGATGTTGATCACGAAGGCCGAGCGCTTCATCGCACGACACTGTTCGTAGCCGAGCAGGTGTTCGGTCTGCTCGGTCAGCGGCACGGTAAGGCAGACGAAATCCGACTCCGCCAGCAATTGCTCGAACGTACGGCGCTGTATCCCCCACTGCGCCTCCAGCTCGGGTTTGGGCGACGCGTTGCTGTACAGCAGCCGCATGTTGAAGCCCAGCGCGCGACGAGCGATGGCCTGGCCGATGCGCCCGAGGCCGACCAGCCCAAGCGTCTTGCCATGCACATCGTGACCGAAGTGAGGCTCGCCGACGTGCTGGGTCCAGCGCCCCTCGCGCACCATGTTGGCCAGCTCGACCATGCGCCGCGCGCTGGCCATGATCAACATGAATCCGGTGTCCGCGGTTGTCTCGGTAAGCACGTCCGGGGTGTTGGTCAACACGATGCCGCGGCGACTCAGCTCGGCGACCGGCAGGTTGTCGTAGCCCACCGAGATGGTCGCGATGGCTTCCAGCGCCGGCGCCTGGTCGAGCACCTCCGTGGTGACCTGCAACTTGCCGCCGATCAGGCCATGAGCCTCGCGCAGGGCGGCGGCGACCGCCTCGGGCTGACGCTCGGGCTCCTCGAAATAGTCCACCTCGAAGTGTTCACGCAAGCGCTGCAGGTGCGATTCCTTCAGCCGCCGCAGGGCGACGATTCGTTTCTTGTGCATCGGTAACTCCATGGTCAGCTGTGCTTGAGGCCCGGCATGTCGAAGTGAGCATCGTCGAGCAGCGCGAAAAGCTCAGCGCGCTGTTGCTCGTCGAGTTCCACCAGCGGAGGCCGTAGCCGTGCCCAGTGTTCCTCATCGCTGCATCGCGCGGTAGCCGCCTTGAGCGCCGCGATCACCGGGAAGCGCTCGAAGATCTTGCGCGTGCGGACCAGGGCAGCCTGCTGCTCGTCAGCGTCACCGGCCTGCCAGTTCCTGGCGAGCTGCGCGATGGGGCCAGGATTGACGTTGGCCGTGGCGCTGATGCAGCCGGCGCCTCCGGCACGCAGCGTCTGCAGCAGAAAGGCTTCGCTGCCGGCGTAGACCTCGAAGCCGTCCTGGCCGAAGTGCTCGATCACCGCCTGGGTATTGGACCAGTCGCCGGAGCTGTCCTTGAGTCCGACCACCTGCTTCGGATAGGCCTTGAGCAGCCGCTCGATCAAGCCCAGCGAGAGCGGCACCTGCGAAACCGGCGGGATGTGGTAGAGGTAAATGCGCAGCCGATCGTCGCCGACCCGCTCGATCACCTCGCTGAAGTAGCGGAACAGGCCCTCGTCGGACACGCCCTTGTAGTAGAACGGCGGCAGCATCAGCACGCCCTGCACACCTTTGGCGACTGCGTGACGGGTTTGCGCCACGGTATCGGGCAGCGCGCTGCTACCCGTACCGGGCATCAGCCGTGCAGCCGGAACGCCCGCCTCGATGAGTGCATCGAGCAATTGTTGCTTTTCTTGCACGGCGAGCGAATTGGCTTCCGAGTTGGTGCCAAACACGGCCAGCCCGACGCCCTTGTCCAGCAGCCAGCGGCAATGCGCCACGAAGCGTCCGGTGTCCGGCGTGAGGTCCGCAGCAAACGGCGTGATGACCGGCGACCATACGCGCCCCTTCTCATGACTCATGGCTCAATCCTCTTCTTGTCGTTATCCCGGCAGCCCCCAGCGGCTGCCAGCGCAGGGCTTCAGGCGAGGCGCGCACGGCGCCGCAGTGGCGCGAGCATCCAGCGGAACAGGGGTGTCGCCTGCAGCACCGAGAACACCGCGATGCACAGCAGGACCACGGCGATCGGGCTGGACAGGAAGATCCGGTAATCGCCATTGCCGATCAGCATCGACTGATGGAAGCCGTTCTCCATCACCGGGCCGAGGATCAGGCCGATGACCATCGGCGCCGGCGACACACCGGCCTTGGCCAGCCAGTAGCCGAACAGGCCGAAGCCCAGCATCAGGCCCACCTCGAACAGGCTGTTGTTGATCGCGTAGGCGCCGACGATGCACAGCGCGATGATCGCGCAGGCGATGAAGCCGTCCGGAATGCGGGTCACGGCGACGCTGGCCTTGGTGAACATCAGGCCGACGGCAAGCAGGCCGATGTTGGCGAAGATCACCGCCCAGATCAGCGTGTAGGTCACGTCGCCATAGTCGGTCAGCAGGTTCGGCCCCGGCAGGATGCCCTGCACCATCAGCGCACCGAGCAGGATCGCGGTTGCCGAGCTGCCCGGAATGCCGAGTGCGATGGTGGGGATCAACGCGCCGCCGACCACCGCATTGTTCGCCGCCTCGGGTGCAGCGACCCCGGCCGGATCGCCGTCGCCAAAACGACTCTTGTCCTTGGCAAAGCGTTTTGCCTCGTTATAGGCGAACCAGCTGGCGGTATCGCCGCCCGTCCCTGGAATCAACCCCACCACCACGCCGATGCCACTGGACCGCAGAATGTTGGGCATCAGCGCTTTCAGCTCGGAAAACTTTGGGATCAACCGGTCGGTGATGCGGCTGGCGATCTTGGCGGCGCCATGGGAGTTCTCGATCAGCGACAGCGCCTGGGGGATGGAAAACAGTCCGATCAACGCCACCGTGAAACTGATGCCCGAGAACAGATTGATATTGCCGAAGGCCATGCGCGGCGTGCCGGTGGTCAAGTCCATCCCCACGGTACTGACCAGCAATCCGATGGCGCCGGAGAACAGCCCGTTGACCACCGAGCCCTGGGCCAGCGAACCGATGATGGTGATGCCGAGCACGGCGATGGCGAACAGCTCGATCGGCCCGAATTCGACGACGATGCTGCCCAGCAGGGGTGCGGCCAACAGCAAGGCAAGGCCGCTGATGGTTCCACCGATGAAGGAGGCGAACAGTGAAATGCCCAGCGCCTTGCCTGCCTGACCCTGCTGCGACATCGGGTAGCCGTCGAGCACCGTCGCCGCCGCCGAGGGCGTGCCCGGCGTACGCAGCAGGATCGCAGCGATAGAACCTCCATACGAAGCACCGACGTAGAGCGAGGCGAGCATGCTCAGGCCGGTCGCGGTGTCCATGCTGAAGGTCAGCGGCAACAGCAGGGCCAGCGCCATGGTGGCGGATAGACCCGGCATGGCGCCGACGAACAGCCCCAGAAGCGTGCCGCCAAGAATGGCGGCGACATTGGACAGGGTCAGCACATTCGCCAACCCGATCATGACGATCGAACTTTCCACGGAAAAAGCCTCGTCGAGAGTAGATAAAGGCGATCAGCCGATCGCCGGTGGTAGCAGCGGTACGGGAAGCCCCAGAAATTGCACGAACACCAGGCAGACCACGGCCACCAGAACCACCGTGCCGATCACGGCGAAACGCACCGAGACCGTACGGATCAGCAGCAGCGCCACGGCCATGAACAGCACGGTCGACAACAGGTAACCCAGCGTGCCGATGAGCGCGACGTAGGCAATCGCCAGCGCGAACACCGCAGCGGTCACCGCATAGCGCGCCGGGGCGGGCGCCTCTTCGCTGGCAGCGGGCGGCTCGGCGCCGGAGCGGTTCGCTGCGCGCCAGCGCAGCAGCTCCGAACACACCATTGCCAGCGAGAGCAGCGCCACCGTTACCGAGTAGATCAGCGGCATCTGCGCGGCGGCCTCCGGATAACCCTGCGCGTTGATGAAGAACACCACGGCCACGGCGATGCCGAAGAGCCCGAGTAGCAACCTGTTTCTGTTCATCGGCGCCTCCCCTCGTTACGTTCGGCAGATCGCATCACTGCTGCTGGCCGCCCACTTCCTTCCAGATGCCCTGGAATTCCGTCTCCATCTGCTCGAACATCTGGCCGTACTCATCGCCGGTGACGATGTCGATGTTCAGGGCGCGCTTCTTCGCATCCTCCAGGAAGGCCTGGTCGTCCTTCAGCGCCTCGAACGCGGCGATCAGCTGCTGACGCGCCTCGGCGGGAATGCCAGCCGGCGCGCTGTAGCCACGCGAGGAACCAGCGACCACGTCTACGCCCTTCTCCTTCAAGGTCGGCACGTCCGGCAGGCTGTCGACGCGCTCATCGGCGAACACCGCCAACGCCTTGAGGTTGCCGCTCTTGACCTGGCTATAAACGGTGCCGACGTTGTTGAAACTGACATCGATCTTGTTGCCCATGGCGGCCGTGGCGGACGGGCCGTCGCCCTGGAACGGCACCTTTTTGAAGGACAGCCCCGTCGCCTTCTCGATCAGCAGGGTGGTGAAGAAGTCGTCGCCCCCCATCCCCGAATTGCCGACGGTGATCCGACCTGGCTTTTCCTTGGCCGCGGCGAGCAGGTCTTCGATGCTGTTGTAAGGGCTGTCCTTGGCGACCACGGCGATGCCCGGGTCGGTCACCACGTTGGCGATCGGTGTCAGGTCCTTGATGTTGTAGGTGATCGCGTCGTTCATGATGTAGTTGGTCATCAACATCGGGGTGTTGGTGATGCTGATGACCGAACCGTCCTTCTTCGATTGCCGCGCCAGGCGCGTCCAGGCGATCGCGCCGGTGGCGCCCGGGATGTACTCGTTGACGAAGTTCACGCCCAGGTTCTTGCTCAGATAGGGCTGCACCAGCTGCGCCAGCACATCGCTGCCGCCGCCAGGCTTGAAGCCCTGCAGTACGGCGACATCGTCGCCAGCGACGTATTCGGCCTGAGCGGCGAAGGGGACGGAAAATGCCGTTACGGCGGTGAGAACGGCGGCGGACAGTTTCAAGTTGATCTTCATTTCGCTAACTCCACGTTTCTTGTTGGATTTATGGTGTCTGGCTACCGGGCCCAGACGTGGTCAGGGGCGACGACCGAGCGCCGCCGCCCCTACAGCGGTCATGCTTTTCGCTCCTCAGCGGTTGTAGTCGAGGGTCATCCAGGGCTGGCTGCCGCCAATGCTGTAGCGCGTGACGGCCTGTTCGTCGAAGTCGAAGCCGAGCCCCGGGGTCTGGTGCAGCTTGATGTAGCCGTTTTCCTGCTCAAGCTGACGGTCGATCAGCCGGCGGAAGTTAAGGACCTGGTCATCCCAGAAGAACTCCACGTAACGGGCGTTCGGCGTTGCCGCGACCAGCGGCGCGTGCACGTCATGGAACCAGTGGGGGTACATCGGCACGCCATAACCGGCCGCCATCGCCGCGATGCGGCGCCACTCGGTGATACCACCGCACACCAGCGCGTCGGTCTGCAGGATGGCCGCACCGCCCTTGTCGAGCAGCTCCTTGTGTCGCCAGCGGCCCACTTCGACCTCGCCCGTGGCGACCGGAATCGGAGTGGCCCGAGCCAGCCGCGCGTGGCTGTCGATGTCGTCGACCAGGAACGGCTCCTCAATGAAACTCGGCTCGTAGCGCTCGAAGCGGCGCACGTACTGCAGCGCCTCGGTCACATCGCTCCAGGCGTTGTTGGCATCGAGCATCAACTCGATATCCGGCCCTACGGCCTCCCGCGCGGCGGCTACACGGGCCTGCTCCTCCTTCGGAGACAGACGTCCGGTCTTCATTTTCACGGCCTTGAAGCCGAGCGAGACGTAGTGCGCCATCTCCTCGCCGAGCCGCTCGGGCGTCTTGCCATCGAGGTAGTAGCCGCCGCTGGCGTAGGCCAGTACCCGGTCCGCGCTGGCCGCGCCGAGATAGCGATGCAGCGGCAGGCCGGCGCTCCGAGCGTTGAGGTCCCAGAGCGCGGTGTCGAGGATGCTGATGGCCCGCATGACAACCCCGGCGCGCCCTTGCAACAGGGCCTCCTGATACATCGCCTTCCAGAGCGCCTCGACATCCAGCGAGTCACGACCCAGCAATACCGGTGCCAGCAACTTTTCAACGGCCACCGGCAGCAACTCGCCACCTGCGCTGCCGACGTAGCAGAACCCGATGCCGCTCACACCGTTCTCGCCGGTCACCTTGACCAGGCCGTAGTCGCGGGCATGCACCGTGCGGTTGGAAAACGACGTGACCTGGTCCAGCGGCACGCGAGCAGCGCATACGGAGATGGAACTGATTATTGCCATTGTTTTTTCGTCCTGATCTCGCTCGAATTGTCGTATGTAAGCGCTTTCATTTCTGTCCTGACAGGCCTCTGGATCGGGCCATTCGGCATATCGAGACGGCGTGAAAGCAGCCATGTAATCGCTTACATTCCAAAAATAATGCGATGTAAGCGTTTACAAAAACCTAGTTTCGGTTTTTCCTAATGTCAAACACCAATCGCTAAGCGGCCATTCAAAAAGGACACGGAAATGGGTGACTCGCCTTTCTCGGCTCTGCTGTCGCGCGCCAGCCTGCAGGACGTCGCGCGGCTGGCAGGCGTGTCGACGGCAACGGTTTCTCGGGTCATCAATGGCAGCGCCACCGTCAGCGATGACAAACGCCACGCGGTCCAGCGGGCGTGCGATGAGCTCGGCTACGTGCTCAACGCCGCCGCGCGGACCCTGGCGTCACGCCGCAGCATGACCATCGGAGCGGTCGTTCCGACGCTGGCCACCGAAACCTTCTCGCGCACGCTCGCGGCCTTCCAGCAACGGGTTCACGAAGCCGGTTACACCCTGCTGGTCGCCAGTTTCGGGTTCGATGCGCAAGTGGAACTGAAGGAGGTCCAGACCATGCTGGAGCATGGCGTGGATGCGCTGATGGTGGTCGGTCGCACGCACGATCCGAAGATGTGGGACCTCATCGAACGCAAGCGCATCCCCTGCGTGCAGGCCTGGGCGCAAGACCCTCATCGCCCGAGCGTCGGCTTTGACAACGTCGCGGTCGCGCGGCAGATGGTCGAGCACCTGTTGTCCCTGGGACACCGCAAATTCGCCATGATCGTGGGCGAGCCCTCCTTCAACGACCGTGTCGGCGACCGGATCGCAGGCACCGGCGCGCGGCTGGCCGAAGAAGGCCTGGCGATCCCCGCCCACTGGCACATGGAGACGGACCTGACGCTTGAAGGCGCGATTGTCGCCATGCAGCGGCTGTTGCGCGGCCCGACGCGCCCCACCGCGGTCATCTGTGCCAACGACCTGCTCGCCTTCGGCGCCCTGCTCGCCGCGAAGAACCTCGGCGTGCGGGTGCCCGAAGAGGTTTCCATCGTCGGCTTCAACGACTTCGACTACGCCAGGTACATGTCCCCGCCGCTGACAACGATTCGCGTGGACCTCGCGCAGATAGGCGATTTCGCCGGGGCCTACCTGCTCGAAGCCCTGGCGGGCAAGCGGCCGGTCGGCCTGATAGAAACGACCACGGAGTTGCTGGTGCGAGGGAGTTCCGGCCAGGCACCAAGCGGCCCGGAGTGAGCCGTCCACCGCCTATTCACCCTGGAGCCGATTGCCACGGCATCGTTCCAACCATCGAGAGGAAACGCCCATGAACAAGAACAATGGCAACTCGGTAGACAACGTGGCGCAGGGGATGCGCAAGGGCCTGACCAACTATGGCGACGCGGAATTCTCGCTGTTTCTGCGCAAAGCCTTCATCAAGGGGGCCGGTTATTCCGACGACGCCCTGTCGCGCCCGATCGTCGGCATCACTAACACAGGCAGCGGCTTCAACCCGTGCCATGGCAACGCACCGCAGCTGATCGAAGCCGTCAAGCGCGGGGTGATGCTGGCCGGCGGGTTGCCGGTGGATTTCCCCACCATCTCGATCCATGAGAGCTTCGCCCACCCCAACAGCATGTTCCTGCGCAACCTCATGTCCATGGACACCGAGGAAATGATCCGCGCCTTGCCGATGGACGCCGTCGTACTGATCGGCGGCTGCGACAAGACCGTCCCAGCCCAGTTGATGGGTGCCGCCAGCGCCGGCGTGCCGGCCATCCAGCTGGTCAGCGGCTCGATGCTCACCGGCTCGCACCGGGGCGTGCGCGTCGGTGCCTGTACCGACTGCCGGCGCTTCTGGGGCATGTATCGCGGCGACGAAATCGACCAGCAGGAAATCACCGAGGTCAACGACCAACTGGTCGCCAGCGTCGGTACCTGCTCGGTCATGGGCACCGCCAGCACCATGGCCTGCGTCACCGAAGCACTTGGCATGATGCTGCCTGGCGGAGCCACGCCACCGGCGGTCACCGCCGACCGTATCCGCATCGCCGAGCGCACCGGCACCCAGGCGGTGGCGATGATCCAGGCGGGATTGACGCCTGACCGCATTCTTACCCGGAAGGCCTTCGAGAATGCCCTGATGGTGCTGCTGGCCATCGGCGGTTCGACCAATGGCATCGTTCACCTGGCCGCGATTGCCGGCCGTTGCGGCATCCGCATCGACATGGACCAGGTCGACGCACTCGGCCGCAACATTCCGGTGCTGGTCAATCTCAAGCCATCCGGCACGCATTATATGGAAGACCTGCACAAGGCCGGTGGGCTGGCGCCCGTATTGCGCGAGCTGCGGCCGTTCCTGCACCTCGACGCGCTGACGGTCACCGGGCGCACGCTGGGCGAGGAACTCGACCAGCTCGCGGCCTTCGCACAGGACGTCGTACGGCCGCTGGACAACCCGATCTACCCGCAGGGCGGCATCGCCTTCCTGCGCGGCAACCTTGCGCCGGACGGGGCGATCATCAAGCAGTCGGCCGCCAGTCCCGAGTTGATGGAACATGAAGGTCGCGTGGTGGTGTTCGATGGCCTGGAAGACCTCGCCCAGCGCATCGATGACCCCGCGCTCGACGTCGAGGCGCACGACATCCTGGTCCTCAAGAACATCGGCCCGAAAGGCGCACCCGGCATGCCCGAAGCTGGCTACATCCCGATCCCTCGCAAGCTGGCGCGCGCCGGCGTGAAGGATATGGTGCGCATCTCCGATGGCCGCATGAGCGGCACGGCGGGCGGCACCATCATCCTGCACGTTACCCCCGAGGCAGCCGTGGGCGGGCCGCTGGCGCTGATCGAGAGCGGCGATCGCCTGCGCCTGAGCGTAAGCGAGCGCCGCCTCGAACTGCTGGTGAGCGACGAGGAACTGGCACGTCGGCGCGATGCCGTCGAGCTGCCCGAACGGCGCGAAGGCGACGAGCGCGGCTATCGCAAGCTGTTTCTCGAGACCGTGACGCAAGCCGATCAGGGCTGCGATTTCGATTTTTTGCGCAGCCTGGACGAATCCGGCAGCGTGCCGCTGCGCAAGTGACCCGGCAGCCCTGGCGCTGCCCTCAACGACCCCAACCTGGAGCCTGAACGTGCACTCGACAGACCCAAACGATTACCTCTTCACCCCCGCCATCGCCAGCCTCGCCGTGGTCGGTAGCCGTCAGCGCTATCCGGTCCGTCGTGTCTATTGCGTCGGACGCAACTATGCCGAA is a genomic window of Stutzerimonas stutzeri containing:
- a CDS encoding alpha-hydroxy acid oxidase encodes the protein MPSNHSRRLASILNLHDLDRVAKRHLPRPLYGYIANVAEDGHTGRANRSAFEAYAFLPRALVDVSNISLETELLGQRYALPIGIAPMGISALSAYRGDLVQAQAAAKAGIPMILSGSSLIRMEDVLNNGKTDWFQAYLPGDESGIEALIERVRSAGFDKLVITVDYPVPPNSDNNTRSGFSSPLRPSLRLAYDGLIRPRWLFGTFLRTLINHGMPHFENNYATRGVAILSGNVKRDFSGRSHLNWRYLELVRRLWPGKLVIKGVLHPDDARRSRDAGADALIVSNHGGRQLDGTLSALEALPDVVEAVSELPVMVDSGFRRGTDVLKALALGARMVFIGRPFNYAAAYAGEAGVSHAIDLLGAELQRDMALLGLTRIEDVTRQCLVNNKK
- a CDS encoding PH domain-containing protein codes for the protein MIDFNNKGFFKLKQNDEYAERVRSLLLDGEQVIDAYKSMRDGVVFTNKRIIAVNVQGITGSKKDFTSLPYKNIVAYSVETSGTFDLDSELEIYFSSLGKVRFEFTGKASVVEISRHISRHLL
- a CDS encoding 2-hydroxyacid dehydrogenase yields the protein MHKKRIVALRRLKESHLQRLREHFEVDYFEEPERQPEAVAAALREAHGLIGGKLQVTTEVLDQAPALEAIATISVGYDNLPVAELSRRGIVLTNTPDVLTETTADTGFMLIMASARRMVELANMVREGRWTQHVGEPHFGHDVHGKTLGLVGLGRIGQAIARRALGFNMRLLYSNASPKPELEAQWGIQRRTFEQLLAESDFVCLTVPLTEQTEHLLGYEQCRAMKRSAFVINIARGRVVDEAGLIRALDEGLIAGAGLDVFEREPLQASPLLRMDNVVTLPHIGSATHETREAMAACAVENICQALHSERPRDLVNPQARPSGFGQTQQERPVDAQ
- a CDS encoding LysR family transcriptional regulator — encoded protein: MNVSFRQLRAFVRVAESGSFTRTSEQLHLSQPALSYTIRKLEDALGLQLLARNTRMVEMTPAGRHFLAQARRMLRDMEDAVRDARETLALTRGIIRLGALPTAAASFLPPAIAAFSELHPGVEVQLRDGRAGEILAWVNSGEVEAGISSSPAEGSGLNFEPLLDDNLVLLVRDDAARGTQWRHLPYIALTPDTSIRPLADAALRHLGMQPTPVWEVAHMSSVVALVREGLGFSLLPASCASVFNIERCSTVPIEQPARRSIGLLETRPVSRSPSLAAFMALLRERLASGG
- a CDS encoding tripartite tricarboxylate transporter TctB family protein, translating into MNRNRLLLGLFGIAVAVVFFINAQGYPEAAAQMPLIYSVTVALLSLAMVCSELLRWRAANRSGAEPPAASEEAPAPARYAVTAAVFALAIAYVALIGTLGYLLSTVLFMAVALLLIRTVSVRFAVIGTVVLVAVVCLVFVQFLGLPVPLLPPAIG
- a CDS encoding dihydrodipicolinate synthase family protein, coding for MSHEKGRVWSPVITPFAADLTPDTGRFVAHCRWLLDKGVGLAVFGTNSEANSLAVQEKQQLLDALIEAGVPAARLMPGTGSSALPDTVAQTRHAVAKGVQGVLMLPPFYYKGVSDEGLFRYFSEVIERVGDDRLRIYLYHIPPVSQVPLSLGLIERLLKAYPKQVVGLKDSSGDWSNTQAVIEHFGQDGFEVYAGSEAFLLQTLRAGGAGCISATANVNPGPIAQLARNWQAGDADEQQAALVRTRKIFERFPVIAALKAATARCSDEEHWARLRPPLVELDEQQRAELFALLDDAHFDMPGLKHS
- a CDS encoding tripartite tricarboxylate transporter permease, whose translation is MESSIVMIGLANVLTLSNVAAILGGTLLGLFVGAMPGLSATMALALLLPLTFSMDTATGLSMLASLYVGASYGGSIAAILLRTPGTPSAAATVLDGYPMSQQGQAGKALGISLFASFIGGTISGLALLLAAPLLGSIVVEFGPIELFAIAVLGITIIGSLAQGSVVNGLFSGAIGLLVSTVGMDLTTGTPRMAFGNINLFSGISFTVALIGLFSIPQALSLIENSHGAAKIASRITDRLIPKFSELKALMPNILRSSGIGVVVGLIPGTGGDTASWFAYNEAKRFAKDKSRFGDGDPAGVAAPEAANNAVVGGALIPTIALGIPGSSATAILLGALMVQGILPGPNLLTDYGDVTYTLIWAVIFANIGLLAVGLMFTKASVAVTRIPDGFIACAIIALCIVGAYAINNSLFEVGLMLGFGLFGYWLAKAGVSPAPMVIGLILGPVMENGFHQSMLIGNGDYRIFLSSPIAVVLLCIAVFSVLQATPLFRWMLAPLRRRARLA
- a CDS encoding GlcG/HbpS family heme-binding protein, translated to MGRGLLSGLWDVEAAIYVGPPPSQDRFRLGAQRTEAALRAARVEAERNGWAVSIAVVDTTGEPLGLVKLDGSPPDSARCAIRKAQQVTAAEQCGLFDEASSMLGRQRRFPADAIPIYVEQRCIGAVAVHGVHRSEAAQVACAGAEALEQDA